The Tigriopus californicus strain San Diego chromosome 10, Tcal_SD_v2.1, whole genome shotgun sequence region CTGGCTGAATATCCACAGTGAGTCCATACACATTCAGAGACGCCAACTGACAATGAACTGGAATCTTTTTAGGAACATCCGATGAGATCGCCTTCCTGTTCTTGGTCTTGTTCGTCCTCGTTTTCGACATACCAGGAAATAGTTAGAATGAAAGCAGCAGAgcactcactctctttctctctcttcctctgaCTTGCCCATGGTTGTTGGTCCACCAGAGAGAAAAACACGTTCCACCATAAATGGAAAGACTCTACCTTCCTCGGCTTTTACAACCGAAgagaatttgttcaagtcacAAATTTGTGATTGACAGGGCTTTAGTACTCTCTCTATTTTCTTGAGGCGAATTGTGCAACCTTTTTCGTGCGCTCAGGATAATTTGCGATCGACAAAAACACCttgaaaacacacacacacacagctagagagagagaccagGCCAAAAGCCAGAAATGGACTGGTCCAGattaaaataagaaaagagGGTCATTACTAGCCAACATTTTCACATAGTGTGATGTTGCACTTAGGGTATGTCTCAAgattcaagtcaattttgattgaaattaatTAAATAAAAGATTGTCGTCTCACCAATGACCACCTGAACCTGGGCTGTGGGCGTCAAATCGCTGATGCAAGCATAGGTCCCCGCATCCTCGGGTTTGAGGTCGACGATCACGATTTTGGAGTGCGACACCCCGGACAACTTCTCGGACTCGAGACTGACGCCACTTCGGTCTTTGGGAGTTATCACAGCCTCGTTGTGCGTCCAATAAAAATTGGACGGGGGTGCCGGGAGTCGAGAGAGGGTGCACTCCAGCGTGAGAATGTGGCCCACGGGCATCCGGATCATCGGCGGTCCGGATATTGACGCGAACGGATCTGAATGGGATAACCAATGACGGGATATGGAAACGATGGcggatagagagagagagagaatgagagggGCCCTTAAGCCAATTGACTTACCGGTGGTAGAGCTGAACAGCTCGGAGACCGTCTCCCTAGACCTGGCTGGAGCATCTTGGAGCTTACGGCTGATTCCCTCCAACATCCAAGGTAGCCTCTCTTGAACCACGAGGTAACTCTTATTGCTAATTTTGGGCTCAGTGTTCACTTGACAGTCGTACCACCCCGAGTCCTTTTGAGACACGTCTTTAATCTAGAACGGACGAGCAGAGCCAATTTTAGAGCTCTGAGACTGAATTCGCTCAAAGGTTTATAGAGTGTATCGAGCGATGATGGCCAGAAAGAAGGGAGGGAGAATATCTGCGGAGGATGGCTGTCAATTGGAACCATCCTCAACGGGTGTCAATGCCAGCTCCGATTAAGAGATACAGAGGGAGGGctaaaaattgacaaaaattgaTCGCAGCTTTCCGGGAAGTGACACCCAAGTCGTTTCTACTTGCCAGACTTCTCTCCAACGCCCTTTAGACGGTGGAGCAGAAAATTGATTAACATGGAGATATCTCTTCTTGTTGGCCAtccgtcatttttttttgctcgttGGATGTCTTTCTTTACCTTCCGTCCAACTTCGTATCGaaccattttcttcttctgctaacctcccacccacccacctcACTGATCATTTTGAGGTGGTTGGGTTTCCAATGAATTAACTTCCCATTCTCATTCCCAGTGAAGTGGCCTCATGGGATAGAACGGGCCTCCTCTCCACTTTACTCATCCCCACATCCTTCCCCAATTCCCCAGTACTCACACGAACTCTCGTTCTTTGAGTGtccgtctgtctgtctgtctgtctgcctgcctgcctgcctgcctgcctggaTGGGGAAAGACAAAATTCGAGGAACAAGTGGACTCGGATTGTGTTCCTGACTTCACTACcgtgagaaagaaagactggttgtcgctgttgttgttgttgttgttgtctttCCTCCTGCCTTCCTGCTTGCTCGCTGTGGTATTTTTCTTTGGTCTCATTGTGATTGGGGAGGCCCCATCTTCAAAGGCCATTAGTCTTACCTCCAAGTTCCAGTCGGCTGCATTCAGTCTCGGCCTTGGGACGTGCACCACATGATAGCGTTTGTCCGAACTGAAAGTCACGTGGCCCACGGACACCACACTCATGTCTCGACCACGCATCCACGAGACCTGAGAAAACAGAACCGCAAATCAATTCAACCATTCCTCCCGCCCTACTTCGTTGGCTCCCTTCCTGACACGCACACACAAGTAGAGATTAGTCGATCGTTGGCTTTCGATCCATTCTCAATCatcttcaaaaacttgtgagcTCGCATTGCGCGATGGAAAATTTATTAGATCCGCTCGGAAGTTCATCGACTGCGTGGCTGGCTGGATAGCTGGCTGGCTTTATCCCTCAGCAAACTAATGAATTGTAGTGCCAGGGTTTTAGAAAACAAGCAAACTTTCCGGGCGATTGAGGAAAATTGGGCGAACAATCAAACTTGTTCTATGCCCTTTTGTCAGCTCTGTGATATCACTTGGACgtggtacgtacgtacgtaccttaTGCTGTTGTGTTTGATAGAATGGGATTAAGACTGTTGCCAGTTCTGACGTGTTCTTCGTCAATCTTAAACCGCAAACTTGGTCGGAGACTGACGGGCTTGCTTTACTTCGAGTTCGAGATGTTTTGCCGAGGGTATTTCTTGATTGATTAGAACGCTAACAAAGACGTTGGAAAAGagtttcgaaaaaaaaccgtgAAACGCATGAGTAGAGGCGTCGGGTCACTCACTAGACATGCCCCTCAAAGAAAAACTCGCCGAGGTGGTTCCATTAGCCCTGGCATTTCAACTACCGTCATGTGGTTACCATTCGTTAAGTATTTAAAGCCTTGCCACCGCcaaataacaacaataatagCAACCATTGTCACACAAGCGAAATAATACGTATGACAGTGCTGTTCCATTCCTCGATTCCTCGACTACTTGAttctgattgaacatatataTTTAATCATGAAGATAACAACTAATGAACTCACGGTGTACTCGCCGAGATTCCTGACTCGACATGGTAAATGGACCGTTTCGCCTTCGAACACGGTGACGTTGGTGGTGACCTCCAGGGAAATGGGATCGCTGTCGTTGGGCAGGTCTTGGGACGAGTCTGTTTGGACGGTAGAATATCGGACATTCCcaccttgccagtcccaagGCGATCCTGGAAGATACAAAAAGTAACCCAATGAGAATTGAATTCAATTCAAGGCGAGCCCAGAACAGGATACGTACTAGATCCGTCCATTGGATCGAATTGGAACATGCTACAAGACCACTGTACGTACAAAGAAACCACAAGCAAGACCTTTTCAGCCTCGCACCTCTTCAGGTCCTGACTCAAACCCACAATGGcagtgagagaaagagagaagggcCATTTAGATTTACGATTCGATACGATACAGGAGAGGCAATAATAAATTCCTGCGCCTGGATTCAAATATTGAGGTAATGGCCAATAAAACTCTGGGTTTATCTCAACTGCAGCCCGTTTGAGGCCAGACTAGACCGAGGTACTCAAAGGCTATTGGTCCGCGGCTTTGACCGCTGGGTTTGTTAAGgacacttttttttatatttcacCATCGGTTATTGTTCCACCAGTTTTTTCGGCTTTGGGAGCCTACCCCACTATAGGTACTGTAGGCAATATTTAAGCAAAAGaccctgaaatattggtaCTTTGACATGCTACTAAAGAGGTTAGCAGATCTGCACATCCATGAATTCTTTTCTGGAAATTTAGGATCCAGATCTTGAGTTTGTTACAATTtagattgattttcaaaaatactcCATTCGTACGAATGAAATTCCTGAAATTGCAAGGTGAATAAAATATCAGAGGCATGGgaagaaaattattttcagTAGAGAATGCGCTCTTTgtgtgttaaaaaaaaaaacaaaatgtaatCAGCGAATGAGACACTGCTTGTCTTGCTGTGGTAGCCCTATTTTTGAGAACTGCTCACTAACAACCAGCCTTAAGGTTTGGTGGCCCTGGTAGTGTTGAGCTTCTTAGGTAAAAGGCCATATTTGCCTAggaagaaatggaaatcaTTCCACGTGTTTTTAGTCAATGCTTTCGAGTTGATAACAATGTAAAAAATTGAcgtctttttcattttcctacTCAACCATCCGTTTTCATGTGCAGAAATCTAGTTGAGTATTGGATTAAATTCTCAGCCGTTGGCAGTCTCTAAGGTAAAGACCTCTTTTCAGGTTGGCATGACTGCAACGCCATGAAATGTGTCTTATTGTTGCTGTGGTGGTTTGCATGTCAACTTGTCGTCATCTACAATTACTACTCAACAAATTGTGCGCATGCACTCCCTTCCCTCTCCATGGGACAAAGGCTCATTTCGGCCTTTACTGTACCTGACTTCTTCACGTCACAGGGGCAAATATTGGCCTTTGAGTGTATGCACGTACATCACGAGCTCAGAGCTGAGAGCAATTGGCTGTAGGGTAACTGACTGACTTAGTTAGGCACATGTTGTACTCCGAACGATGAGAGGGCGGCTTTACATACATAGAGGGTGCATTAGTTCACAGTTGGCCTTTAGTACCCTTGGGCGCAATCAAAGGCAATCAAGGGCCAAAATATCTAGCTCCCTCTTGCCACTAAAAAGCTCTTCACAAAGTTAGGTCGGTCTAATAACATCAACACACTGGCAAAACCTATTAGGCTCGAGGCCTTTTGGGCTGGCATACATATCATTATCGTGTCATTTCGGTGAAACCATTCCGGAAGATCATTTTGAGGGCAATCACGGCCGGTTACAGTAACGACGAATTGAAGCCACGCACGGTGCCTTGGGTGGCTGTGATGATTAGCTGCTCACGCGGTCTTCAATATGAAataaaggccaaaaaaggccACCGAGGGTCGTCCGTTGGCCATACCGCTTGGGCCAGGAAAGGTCGCCCTAATCTGATGGAATCCTGACGACATTTCACATGCACGCGAGGGAGCATTTgatggaaagaaaatattggaGGCCATACTGTGGCTCAGCTGTCGGTGTGGGCGCCGCGGTCGAATGAATGTTTACCTGCTGCATTGGCCGCACGTATTGTGGGGTCTAACCAGTCAAGAACACACCGACATTCCCGAGCGCAGCAGCCGTAAGAAAATGAGCGTGTTGAGCCGCATGGTGACTCAGCCATGTCACCCGGTGTTTCAAACCGAGGACCGGCTTGGAATTCATTTCTTATTGTTCGAACAGAGTGGGTCCACCATATAAGGCACGCACAAATCTGGAGGGTCAAAACTTTCCATGATGCATGTCCCCGGCACAGAATTGGATAGACCAGACGATCAAAATGGTTTCTGAGGTGTCAGTTACCCCCGTGTCCATTGTACGGTTTGTACTTTTCAACCAACCATTTGATGGGTCAATCATCCGGTCAATCCATCTTTTCCTGATAACCATTGGTAAgtggcaaattcaaagcaaactCTCTCATACGAACATGGAGAGATCCGAGGGTGCATGCATGCGCTCTCACCATATCTACCTTAACGATCAGGCTGAAACCATCTCCAGTTAGTAGGTACGTAGGTAGCAAGGGCAACAAACAACAACGTCAACGACAAGCACAAAGTATTAACCCTCGTGGTCGCCCAACTTGGTTCGGATCCTCGAAACCACTCACTGAGTCTCTTTCCCCTGGCTCgctttcttgttcttcccaTCTTGAGAATCGACGGAAACTTTCCAACTGAACTTGGTCGGCCACCACTTCATACTACCTACCTCCACCAAGACCATCGCCGTCAAACCGTGTTCTTCCAGAGATCTCACTTAAAGAACTCACTATGAGCATtgagatgcttttgaaaaacatgAATTGTACCGTTATCGAGCACACCACGTGTTGGTTTTTGATCCATTCAAAGACGGTTCCTGCTTGCACCTGGTTTACTTCATTGAAGTGTGTTCAAATGTAATACATTTTGGTTAGCCAAGGCCAACGTCTAAGCCCTTTACTTGTCGATCTAAGGTTCAGCTTGATGATACGAATAACCAAAC contains the following coding sequences:
- the LOC131888456 gene encoding zwei Ig domain protein zig-8-like, which encodes MKLPKPIQARRLYPHYILILFWISDTVSNGSPWDWQGGNVRYSTVQTDSSQDLPNDSDPISLEVTTNVTVFEGETVHLPCRVRNLGEYTVSWMRGRDMSVVSVGHVTFSSDKRYHVVHVPRPRLNAADWNLEIKDVSQKDSGWYDCQVNTEPKISNKSYLVVQERLPWMLEGISRKLQDAPARSRETVSELFSSTTDPFASISGPPMIRMPVGHILTLECTLSRLPAPPSNFYWTHNEAVITPKDRSGVSLESEKLSGVSHSKIVIVDLKPEDAGTYACISDLTPTAQVQVVIDSADDHSEALASRVSSSSIPPSSISILLFVSGSIAGSLSKWRVSTLEQPV